GCCGACTGCGCGGTATTCAAAGCCTTTTTTCGTTTTCCACAGAATGAACCACATCAGGAAACACGCTGCAATACCGAGAAAAAATCCCCAGTGTAATCTCGAAAAATCAGTCAGATTCGAGAGGAAATCCGAAGCCAGCGACGCTGTAGGCGCTACAAACTCCGTCCGCTGTCCGGATGCAAGAAAATTGTTACGAATAAAATGATTGACCACGTGCATGGCAATATAGTTCATCATGATTGTCACGATAACCTCATGCACTTCAAGGCGCGCCTTTAAATAACCAGGTACAACGCCCCACAGTGCACCAGCTGCAGCACCTGCAAGGATCGCTAGCGGCAAATGAATAATCATTGGCGCTTCGATTGAAATACCGACCAGCACAGATGTAAACCAGCCTACCATAAGCTGACCTTCAACCCCGATATTCAAGAGACCCGCTCGAAATGCAAAGGCAACGGCAAGCCCTGAAAAGATCAAAGGAGTCATGCGCTGGAGAGTCTCACCAAAATAATAGATATCTCCAAATATTCCGGTTACGAGTGCAACATATGCTTCGATTGGATTATTACCACTGAATAGCATCACAATTGCACCGGCAAGAAAACCAAAGAATATTGCGATGAATGGGATTAAAATACCAAACAGTTTTCCCGTCAGTAACTGTTTCATGTTGCCGGTTCACCTGCTTCCTTTTTACCGCCGGCCATCAAGAGACCCAACTCGTTTTCATCTGTCTCTTTGGCATCGACAATATCCACAATTTTTCCATCATAAATAACCGCTATTCGGTCACTGAGGTTCAGGACTTCATCCATCTCAAGAGAGACAAGCAAAACAGCTTTGCCCTGATCCCGTTGCTCTACAAGCTTCTTATGAATAAACTCAATCGCACCCACATCCAGACCGCGTGTTGGCTGCGCGGCAATCATCAAATCAGGATTTCGGTCGATTTCCCGGGCGATAATTGCTTTTTGCTGATTACCACCTGAAAGAGATCGGGCCGCTGTCGAAGAGCTGGCCGTACGCACATCATATTCCTCGATGAGTTCCTCAGCCTTTTTATAAATCTTATGATAATCAAGGATGCCATTTCTTGTATAAGGCTTTTGATAATACGTCTGGAGTAAAATATTTTCGCCAATCGTAAATTCCAGAACAAGCCCATGTTTATGACGATCCTGTGGAATATGTGCCACTCCTGCTTCAGTAATCTTCCGTGGCTTTTTCCCGGTAATGTCTTCACCATTCAACGTGATGGTGCCTGCCTTCACTGATCTGAGGCCTGTTAATGCTTCTATCAGTTCTGTCTGTCCGTTGCCATCCACACCGGCAACGCCTAAAATTTCTCCGGCTTTCACATCCAAGTTGAGCTGATCGACCATATCGATTCCACGGAAATCTTCCACCGTGAGTCCCTGAATGGATAAAACCGTATCACCCGGTTTAGCCAGGTCTTTCTCAACGGCAAAGCTAACTTCACGCCCTACCATCATTTCAGCAAGAGAGGTTTCACTCGAATCAGCCACAGAAACCGTGCCAATCCCTTTACCCCGGCGAATAACCGTACAATTATCTGCCACTTCTAAAATCTCTTTCAACTTATGTGTAATCAGGATGATGGATTTCCCTTCATTGATCAGATTACGCATAATTTGAATCAATTCTCTGATTTCCTGTGGTGTTAATGCTGCGGTAGGTTCATCAAAAATCAAAATATCTGCACCGCGATAAAGTGTTTTCAGAATTTCAACCCTTTGCTGCATCCCCACTGAAATATCTTCAATTTTAGACGTTGCGTCAACCCGTAGACCATATCGATCAGAGATTTCCTGAACATCTCTAGCTGCTTTTTTAATATCAATGGTTGTTCCTTTGACAGGCTCACTGCCAAGAATAATATTTTCTGTCACAGTAAAGTTCTGCACAAGCATAAAGTGCTGGTGCACCATTCCAATTCCAAGACGGTCAGCCACGTTAGGATCAGTGATGTTTACTTTCTCACCCCGTACGCGGATTTCTCCCCGCTCCGGTTGATACAAGCCGAACAAGACGTTCATCAAAGTTGATTTCCCAGCTCCGTTTTCTCCTAATAACGCATGAATTTCGCCTTGCTTGACCTGCAGCGTAATGTTGTCATTGGCAACGATACCGGGAAACTCTTTACGGATGTTATTCATCTCGATTACGTATTCCAATGGGTGTCACTCCTATCAGAGACTCATTAACAAGGGCTAGTACAATGACTAGCCCTGTTAATGTCATTATTTTGACGATCTTTCGTCAAGAATTACAATTAAAGCGAGCTGTACCACTCATCATATTCATCATCTGTTTGTGGAACAACAATGTCGCCGTTAATGATCTGGTCGCGGAAATCATTAACTGCATCAATAGCCTCGTCAGAAACATTATCACGTGTTTCAGCAATACCTACACCTTCATCTTCAAGGGCAAACTCAAGTACTTCGCCACCTGGGAAATCACCATTCATCGTCTGTTCAGAAAGCGTGTAAACAGACTGGTCAACTCGCTTGACCATGGAAGTCAGGATTACGTTACCGCCGCTCCAGTCACCTTCAGTAAGCGCCTGATCCTGGTCGACACCGATTGCCCAAACTGTTTCTCCGCCTTCGTTACGGTCGATCGCTTCAGTGAAGAGACCATTTCCTGTACCACCGGCTGCGTGATAAATGATATCAGCTCCGCCTGCATACATACCGTCAGCAATCTGCTGTCCGAGGGACGCATCATTGAAGTCCTGCGCATACTGAATAGCGATTTCGATATCAGCATCTACGGAGTGAACACCGGCTTTAAAGCCGTTTTCAAACTTTTTGATCAGGTCACTTTCAACGCCGCCGATA
This genomic window from [Bacillus] selenitireducens MLS10 contains:
- a CDS encoding ABC transporter permease, coding for MKQLLTGKLFGILIPFIAIFFGFLAGAIVMLFSGNNPIEAYVALVTGIFGDIYYFGETLQRMTPLIFSGLAVAFAFRAGLLNIGVEGQLMVGWFTSVLVGISIEAPMIIHLPLAILAGAAAGALWGVVPGYLKARLEVHEVIVTIMMNYIAMHVVNHFIRNNFLASGQRTEFVAPTASLASDFLSNLTDFSRLHWGFFLGIAACFLMWFILWKTKKGFEYRAVGYNKNASMYAGMNVKANIVSSMAISGAFAGVGGAMAGLGTYRYVEIFSSFTNLGFDGIAVALLGNSNALGIFFSAFLFGGLKEGSGNMQAQAGIAPEVVEIIIAMIIFFVASSYLIRWIYSKLQPNKKEGK
- a CDS encoding ABC transporter ATP-binding protein, with the protein product MEYVIEMNNIRKEFPGIVANDNITLQVKQGEIHALLGENGAGKSTLMNVLFGLYQPERGEIRVRGEKVNITDPNVADRLGIGMVHQHFMLVQNFTVTENIILGSEPVKGTTIDIKKAARDVQEISDRYGLRVDATSKIEDISVGMQQRVEILKTLYRGADILIFDEPTAALTPQEIRELIQIMRNLINEGKSIILITHKLKEILEVADNCTVIRRGKGIGTVSVADSSETSLAEMMVGREVSFAVEKDLAKPGDTVLSIQGLTVEDFRGIDMVDQLNLDVKAGEILGVAGVDGNGQTELIEALTGLRSVKAGTITLNGEDITGKKPRKITEAGVAHIPQDRHKHGLVLEFTIGENILLQTYYQKPYTRNGILDYHKIYKKAEELIEEYDVRTASSSTAARSLSGGNQQKAIIAREIDRNPDLMIAAQPTRGLDVGAIEFIHKKLVEQRDQGKAVLLVSLEMDEVLNLSDRIAVIYDGKIVDIVDAKETDENELGLLMAGGKKEAGEPAT